In the Chloroflexota bacterium genome, one interval contains:
- a CDS encoding F0F1 ATP synthase subunit epsilon, which produces MPIQLEIVTAERVVLSEEVDMVSAPSVEGRVGILPRHEPLLTVLQPGELHYVKNGVSMPYAISGGFMEVLPNRVTILADTAERADEIDETRAEQARLQAEQAMRDRQSTEDLARAEIALRRATVRLQVAKLRRNRQ; this is translated from the coding sequence ATGCCAATCCAATTGGAAATCGTCACCGCTGAGCGCGTGGTTCTTTCCGAAGAAGTCGATATGGTCAGTGCGCCTTCAGTCGAGGGTCGGGTGGGGATTTTGCCTCGCCACGAGCCATTGCTGACGGTGTTGCAACCAGGCGAATTGCACTATGTGAAAAATGGTGTTAGCATGCCCTACGCTATCAGCGGTGGCTTCATGGAAGTCTTGCCAAATCGCGTGACGATTTTGGCTGATACCGCTGAACGCGCTGATGAAATCGATGAAACCCGCGCCGAACAAGCTCGCTTGCAAGCCGAACAAGCCATGCGCGATCGTCAAAGCACCGAGGATCTTGCTCGGGCCGAGATTGCCTTGCGCCGCGCTACGGTTCGTTTGCAAGTTGCGAAATTGCGCCGCAACCGTCAATAG
- a CDS encoding rod shape-determining protein: protein MARKIGIDLGTANVLVYIKGKGIVLSEPSVVALSRKTNKIRAVGTDALAMLGREPESVEVIRPMLNGVIADYETTKAMLEHFIDKTRGFGKPDVMICIPAGVTTVEMRAVRDAARKAGARRAYLIREPLAAAIGANIPVAQPSGNLIIDIGGGTTEVAVISLNDIVVSNSVRVGGNKFDEAIAAYIKRKYNMMIGERTAESIKIEIGSALPLDRPLTMQVRGRDQVAGLPRTIEVDSNEITDAIQEPLEAIISAVRSVLVETPPELSSDIIDKGMVMTGGGSMLRRINELLTEVTGVPCYVADQPANCVAIGTGLALENLEILRESLSGSDIN, encoded by the coding sequence ATGGCACGAAAAATTGGGATTGACCTAGGCACGGCGAATGTGCTTGTCTACATCAAGGGCAAAGGAATTGTCTTGTCCGAGCCGTCGGTGGTGGCGCTCTCGCGCAAAACCAATAAGATTCGCGCAGTTGGCACTGATGCCCTGGCGATGCTTGGCCGTGAACCCGAAAGCGTTGAGGTGATTCGCCCAATGCTCAACGGGGTGATCGCCGATTATGAAACCACCAAGGCGATGTTGGAGCATTTTATTGATAAAACCCGTGGCTTTGGCAAGCCCGATGTGATGATCTGTATTCCAGCTGGGGTAACTACCGTCGAGATGCGGGCTGTACGTGATGCCGCTCGTAAAGCTGGCGCACGCCGCGCCTATTTGATTCGTGAGCCACTTGCTGCTGCGATTGGCGCGAATATTCCGGTGGCTCAACCATCTGGCAACTTGATTATTGATATTGGTGGTGGTACAACTGAAGTTGCCGTGATTTCGCTCAACGATATTGTGGTGAGCAATTCGGTACGGGTTGGTGGCAATAAGTTCGATGAAGCCATCGCCGCCTATATCAAACGTAAATATAATATGATGATCGGCGAACGCACGGCTGAAAGTATTAAAATTGAAATTGGTTCAGCCTTGCCGCTCGACCGCCCATTGACCATGCAAGTACGCGGTCGCGACCAAGTTGCTGGCTTGCCGCGCACGATCGAGGTCGATTCCAACGAAATTACCGATGCTATCCAAGAGCCACTTGAGGCGATTATCAGTGCGGTGCGCTCGGTCTTGGTCGAAACGCCACCCGAATTATCATCGGATATTATTGATAAGGGGATGGTGATGACTGGCGGTGGCTCGATGCTGCGCCGGATCAACGAATTGTTGACTGAGGTTACGGGTGTGCCCTGTTATGTTGCCGACCAGCCCGCCAACTGTGTGGCCATCGGCACAGGTCTTGCCCTAGAAAATCTCGAAATTCTCCGCGAAAGTTTGTCGGGGAGTGATATAAATTAG